Proteins encoded within one genomic window of Deinococcus sedimenti:
- a CDS encoding glycosyltransferase, protein MKRRRTPEPGWARAYRTVTAVWLLGKALTLAVNAVTFPRLRPAPVPPGGPRVSILIPARNEAANLPVTLPGVLAQGAHEVLVLDDRSDDGTGDVARHLGARVIPGAARPDGWHGKPWACQQLLRAASGDVLIFTDADVTWHSGALGGLLRELHASGADLLSVQPRQSNVTPGERLLTPLVDAAVLSYFPFPLLRMTPPHPLATIANGQVMAYRRAALTCVGGYAAVRDQMLEDTVMARKLGQLGLRVSTVLGRGCIGVRMYRSYPESVAGFGKNALPIHLNSRAFMLASVALHVAGHTLPWLLPLPNRNALRAASLLERLAVNLIAGRRTPADLAEGLLGPVTPLLALPVLARALRRRVSWKGRQYRQ, encoded by the coding sequence GTGAAGCGGCGCAGGACCCCCGAGCCGGGCTGGGCGCGGGCGTACCGCACCGTCACCGCCGTGTGGCTGCTCGGCAAGGCGCTGACGCTGGCGGTGAACGCCGTGACCTTCCCGCGCCTGCGCCCGGCTCCCGTGCCGCCGGGGGGGCCGCGCGTGTCCATCCTGATTCCCGCGCGGAACGAGGCGGCGAACCTCCCCGTCACGCTGCCCGGCGTGCTCGCGCAGGGCGCACACGAGGTCCTCGTGCTGGACGACCGCAGCGACGACGGGACGGGCGACGTGGCCCGCCACCTGGGCGCGCGCGTCATTCCCGGCGCGGCGCGGCCGGACGGCTGGCACGGCAAGCCCTGGGCGTGCCAGCAGCTCCTGCGGGCCGCGAGCGGCGACGTCCTGATCTTCACGGACGCGGACGTCACGTGGCATTCGGGTGCGCTGGGCGGCCTGCTGCGCGAACTGCACGCGTCGGGCGCGGACCTGCTGAGCGTGCAGCCGCGCCAGTCGAACGTCACGCCCGGCGAGCGGCTGCTCACGCCGCTGGTGGACGCGGCCGTGCTGTCGTACTTCCCGTTCCCGCTGCTGCGCATGACCCCGCCGCACCCGCTGGCGACCATCGCGAACGGGCAGGTCATGGCGTACCGCCGCGCCGCGCTGACCTGCGTGGGCGGGTACGCCGCCGTGAGGGATCAGATGCTGGAGGACACCGTCATGGCCCGCAAGCTGGGTCAATTGGGCCTGCGGGTGTCCACCGTCCTGGGCCGGGGGTGCATCGGCGTGCGGATGTACCGCTCGTACCCGGAGTCCGTGGCGGGCTTCGGGAAGAACGCCCTGCCGATCCACCTGAACTCGCGGGCGTTCATGCTCGCCAGCGTCGCGCTGCACGTCGCGGGGCACACGCTGCCGTGGCTGCTGCCCCTGCCGAACCGGAACGCGCTGCGCGCCGCGAGCCTGCTCGAACGCCTGGCGGTGAACCTCATCGCGGGCCGCCGCACGCCCGCCGATCTGGCCGAGGGGCTGCTGGGGCCGGTCACGCCGCTGCTGGCCCTGCCGGTCCTGGCGCGCGCCCTGCGCCGCCGTGTCAGCTGGAAGGGCCGCCAGTACAGACAGTGA
- a CDS encoding phytoene desaturase family protein, producing the protein MRRTPQHVAVIGAGFAGLAAALRLARAGARVTVLDALDGPGGKAALGLTEFSSGPTVVTMPQVFRALHARLDLPAPELSAARPTTTYHAPGGRLFAPEALHVAGSLEPTLSQLSRAEGRRYAALLASSRRMYLDAQDTFLFAPPPGPLRLARYALTRGRRAAPLSSLHRHVRSGPFMTPFWLRFATYLGADPYRAPAVLHNIAWVELGYGVWHLRGGLLDLARALHAQAAALGVRFEFGTRITSLSAHGGLILGAHTSQGAFAADAWVSAADRALTLSWLGSAEKPTPRGVSGFALQLQLSEDRGQAHHIFWPAEYAREWRDIRAGGLPRDPTLYLHLDGTRAFLLVNAPPDPGVTDRPQEYGAWLLARLQERLRDTPGGPLPVADWRALSPAEYARTAKGGALYGRAPHGLTGSLRPGWHLPHARNLVQVGGTVHPGGGVPLSVLSGWNGAGQLLGLKFDDLDGRQVPQGTEVWPFGL; encoded by the coding sequence GTGAGGCGCACGCCTCAGCACGTCGCGGTGATCGGCGCGGGCTTCGCGGGGCTCGCGGCGGCGCTGCGGCTGGCGCGGGCGGGCGCGCGCGTGACGGTGCTGGACGCGCTGGACGGCCCCGGCGGGAAGGCCGCGCTGGGCCTGACGGAGTTCTCCAGCGGGCCGACGGTGGTGACGATGCCGCAGGTGTTCCGGGCGCTGCACGCCCGCCTGGACCTGCCCGCGCCGGAGCTGAGCGCGGCGCGGCCCACGACGACGTACCACGCGCCGGGCGGGCGGCTGTTCGCGCCCGAGGCGCTGCACGTGGCGGGCAGCCTGGAGCCGACCCTGTCGCAGCTGTCCCGCGCCGAGGGGCGGCGCTATGCGGCGCTGCTCGCGTCGTCGCGGCGGATGTACCTGGACGCGCAGGACACGTTCCTGTTCGCGCCGCCGCCTGGCCCGCTGCGACTGGCGCGCTACGCACTGACGCGCGGGCGGCGGGCCGCGCCGCTCTCTTCCCTGCACCGCCACGTGCGCTCGGGGCCGTTCATGACGCCGTTCTGGCTGCGCTTCGCGACGTACCTGGGCGCGGACCCGTACCGCGCGCCTGCCGTGCTGCACAACATCGCGTGGGTGGAACTCGGGTACGGCGTGTGGCACCTGCGCGGCGGTCTGCTCGATCTGGCCCGCGCGCTGCACGCGCAGGCGGCGGCGCTGGGCGTGCGTTTCGAGTTCGGGACGCGCATCACCAGCCTCAGCGCGCACGGGGGCCTGATCCTCGGCGCGCACACCAGCCAGGGGGCGTTCGCCGCGGACGCCTGGGTCAGCGCCGCCGACCGCGCCCTGACGCTCTCCTGGCTGGGCAGCGCGGAGAAACCCACCCCGCGCGGCGTGAGCGGCTTCGCGCTGCAACTCCAGCTTTCGGAGGACCGGGGGCAGGCACACCACATCTTCTGGCCCGCCGAGTACGCCCGCGAGTGGCGGGACATCCGCGCCGGGGGCCTCCCGCGCGACCCGACGCTGTACCTGCACCTGGACGGCACGCGGGCGTTCCTGCTCGTGAACGCCCCGCCCGACCCCGGCGTCACCGACCGCCCGCAGGAGTACGGCGCGTGGCTGCTGGCACGGTTGCAGGAGCGGCTGCGGGACACGCCGGGCGGCCCGCTGCCCGTCGCGGACTGGCGGGCCCTGTCCCCGGCGGAGTACGCCCGCACCGCGAAGGGCGGCGCGCTGTACGGCCGCGCCCCGCACGGCCTGACCGGCAGCCTCCGCCCCGGCTGGCACCTGCCACACGCGCGGAATCTGGTGCAGGTGGGCGGCACCGTCCACCCCGGCGGCGGCGTGCCCCTCAGCGTCCTGAGCGGCTGGAACGGCGCCGGGCAGCTGCTGGGCCTGAAGTTCGACGACCTCGACGGGCGACAGGTGCCGCAAGGGACGGAGGTGTGGCCATTCGGACTCTGA